The following proteins come from a genomic window of Methanocella conradii HZ254:
- a CDS encoding 3'-5' exonuclease family protein: MSRCLQFEIDPLEVSEKYVGSVLVALDVLAYSEEECPKPEEPACLIAAAHTSGLSSVSKAYVKLFVAGSPALKEEKTILRDFSAYMDMFDGGTLAAHYGASDSPDEGFDVPYLLARARQAHPELYPSLSRTLGRFKRHDTCGYARENMDLPSADLEYLEGYYGLARKPDAILPDARSGMDAYWKAGDAAVLKGALTNAYNCLRIAQSQIKKTICCTDIPL; encoded by the coding sequence ATGAGCCGGTGCCTGCAGTTCGAGATCGACCCCCTGGAGGTCTCTGAAAAGTATGTTGGCAGCGTGCTTGTGGCCCTGGACGTCCTCGCCTACTCGGAGGAGGAGTGCCCGAAGCCGGAGGAGCCGGCCTGCCTCATCGCTGCGGCGCACACCAGCGGCTTAAGCTCCGTAAGCAAGGCTTATGTGAAGCTGTTCGTTGCGGGCAGCCCGGCCCTGAAGGAGGAGAAGACCATCCTGAGGGATTTTTCGGCTTACATGGACATGTTCGACGGGGGTACGCTGGCCGCCCACTATGGGGCCTCGGACTCGCCCGACGAGGGCTTCGACGTCCCATATCTTCTCGCAAGGGCGAGGCAAGCGCACCCCGAGCTTTACCCTTCATTGAGCAGAACGCTGGGGAGGTTCAAGAGGCACGACACCTGCGGGTATGCCAGGGAGAACATGGACCTGCCATCCGCCGATCTCGAATACCTGGAGGGATATTATGGCCTGGCCAGGAAGCCCGACGCCATTCTGCCGGACGCCAGGAGCGGGATGGACGCCTACTGGAAGGCAGGCGATGCAGCCGTCCTGAAAGGCGCGCTCACGAACGCGTATAACTGCCTGCGCATCGCCCAGTCCCAGATCAAAAAAACGATTTGCTGCACCGACATTCCGCTATAA
- a CDS encoding RING finger protein: protein MTYVDDDDFDDFEAGEGEEEIKKDEAGRCDECGLKVKKDDAVVCPMCSAVYHRWCATECNVCKTPFDERLEVKNAKSRKKVKR from the coding sequence ATGACATACGTAGACGATGACGACTTTGATGACTTTGAAGCCGGCGAAGGCGAAGAAGAGATAAAGAAGGACGAGGCGGGCAGGTGCGACGAGTGCGGCCTCAAGGTGAAGAAGGACGACGCCGTCGTATGCCCTATGTGCTCCGCCGTCTATCACCGGTGGTGTGCCACCGAGTGTAACGTGTGCAAGACGCCCTTCGACGAGAGGCTCGAGGTCAAAAACGCGAAGTCAAGAAAAAAGGTAAAGCGCTGA
- the hypF gene encoding carbamoyltransferase HypF — translation MVRGIVQGVGFRPFVYNLAAAHSLDGYVKNLGTSVEIVVEGRDGEVEGFIEGLKSGPKLSRIDSIDVDYGPYTGSYRGFRIEKSSVAGFGGFIPPDTGICNKCIEDMEGDTRFKDYWATSCVDCGPRYSIMETLPYDRENTTMTDFPFCEDCRRDYEDPKNRRYHAQGFSCPKCGPGLALYDEGRNRLDPPLEEAIRLLNEGRILAIKGVGGFHLCCRMEVTPLLRKRRNRPEQPFALMAPLKVIEKYAYVSDGERSLLDSMQRPIVLLRRKPGVPEAVAPGLHTVGFMTPYTGFHHLLFRGIDEPLIMTSANLPSEPMVRDNDEAFRRLGGIADYYLLHNRRILNRCDDSVLRYNNGAFFTRMARGYAPAMFVLKDRTPKAILAMGPELNSSISIYKDNLCYISHHLGHINNPMALEFLKETVDRLLKMTKVRPEVIACDMHPAFLSSRLGRELAQAYGAEVVTVQHHRAHVGSLAVEGVDLEDVVGVAMDGVGYGEDGTVWGGEVFHGESHPAGLLPVPMPGGDLATRFPMRMVAGILYGSIDDERLLSIMQANMGEVEARVVLRQVETGVNVAYSSSAGRVLDAVAALLGVCYRRTYEGEPAMKLESFALKGDADKVKLPCEAIPISGRSVIDSRSLLRGVVEALDEGKDKHDIAASAQAALARAFAEQACNVARKSGASTIGFSGGVAVNAAISKAIEDYVKGEGLKFVTNHRLPCGDGGVSLGQAVLAGRMLIS, via the coding sequence TTGGTCCGGGGCATAGTCCAGGGAGTAGGTTTTCGGCCCTTCGTGTATAACCTGGCGGCCGCTCATTCTTTGGACGGCTACGTCAAGAACCTCGGGACGAGCGTCGAGATCGTGGTCGAGGGCCGGGATGGCGAGGTCGAGGGGTTCATCGAGGGCTTGAAGTCCGGGCCGAAGCTGTCGAGGATTGACTCGATCGATGTAGACTATGGGCCTTATACGGGGTCATATCGTGGTTTTCGGATAGAGAAGAGCTCAGTAGCGGGTTTTGGCGGGTTCATACCACCAGACACGGGCATATGTAATAAGTGCATAGAGGACATGGAGGGCGACACCCGCTTCAAGGACTACTGGGCGACCTCCTGCGTCGACTGCGGCCCCCGCTACTCCATAATGGAAACCCTGCCATACGACAGGGAGAACACCACTATGACGGACTTCCCGTTCTGCGAGGACTGCCGGAGGGATTATGAGGACCCAAAAAATAGGAGGTATCATGCCCAGGGCTTCTCCTGCCCGAAGTGCGGCCCCGGGCTGGCGCTATACGATGAGGGGCGCAACAGGCTGGACCCGCCGCTCGAGGAAGCCATACGTCTACTGAACGAGGGCAGGATACTGGCCATTAAGGGAGTGGGAGGCTTCCACCTGTGCTGCAGGATGGAGGTGACACCCTTGCTGCGCAAAAGGAGAAACAGGCCAGAGCAGCCGTTCGCCCTCATGGCTCCCCTCAAAGTCATCGAGAAGTACGCCTATGTGAGCGATGGCGAGAGAAGCCTGCTCGACTCGATGCAGCGCCCCATCGTACTATTAAGGAGAAAGCCGGGGGTGCCCGAGGCCGTGGCGCCAGGCCTGCACACGGTGGGCTTCATGACCCCGTACACCGGCTTCCACCATCTTCTCTTTAGGGGCATAGACGAGCCTCTCATCATGACGAGCGCCAACCTCCCGTCGGAGCCGATGGTCAGGGACAACGATGAGGCCTTCAGAAGGCTGGGCGGCATAGCCGACTATTACCTTTTGCATAATAGGCGCATCCTCAACAGGTGTGACGACTCGGTGCTGCGCTACAACAACGGCGCGTTCTTCACCAGGATGGCCAGGGGCTACGCCCCAGCAATGTTCGTGCTGAAGGACAGGACGCCTAAGGCCATACTGGCGATGGGCCCCGAGCTAAACTCCTCCATATCCATCTATAAGGATAACCTGTGCTATATTTCTCATCACCTGGGCCACATCAACAACCCTATGGCACTCGAGTTTTTAAAGGAGACCGTGGACCGCCTGCTGAAGATGACCAAGGTCAGGCCCGAGGTGATAGCCTGCGACATGCACCCCGCGTTTTTGTCCTCCAGGCTTGGCAGGGAGCTGGCCCAGGCCTACGGGGCGGAGGTGGTGACGGTGCAGCATCACAGGGCGCACGTCGGCTCCCTGGCAGTCGAGGGAGTCGATTTGGAGGACGTCGTGGGCGTCGCCATGGACGGCGTGGGCTATGGCGAGGATGGCACAGTATGGGGCGGTGAGGTCTTCCATGGAGAGTCTCACCCTGCAGGGCTATTGCCTGTGCCGATGCCAGGAGGCGACCTGGCCACGCGCTTCCCCATGAGGATGGTGGCGGGAATACTTTACGGAAGCATAGACGATGAGAGGCTGCTAAGCATAATGCAGGCTAACATGGGCGAAGTCGAGGCCCGCGTGGTCCTTAGGCAGGTCGAGACCGGGGTAAACGTCGCCTACTCGTCGAGCGCGGGCCGAGTGCTGGACGCGGTCGCCGCGCTGCTAGGCGTCTGCTATAGGCGTACTTATGAGGGCGAGCCTGCCATGAAGCTGGAGAGCTTTGCCCTAAAGGGCGACGCCGATAAGGTTAAGCTTCCCTGCGAAGCCATCCCCATCAGCGGCAGGAGCGTGATAGACTCCAGGAGCCTGCTGAGAGGAGTGGTCGAGGCCCTGGACGAGGGCAAGGATAAGCACGACATAGCGGCATCCGCGCAGGCGGCGCTCGCCAGGGCCTTCGCGGAGCAGGCTTGCAATGTGGCCAGGAAAAGCGGCGCCTCTACCATAGGCTTTAGCGGCGGGGTGGCGGTCAACGCGGCAATAAGCAAGGCGATAGAGGATTACGTAAAAGGAGAGGGGTTGAAGTTTGTGACGAACCACAGGCTTCCCTGCGGCGACGGGGGCGTCTCGCTCGGCCAGGCCGTGCTCGCCGGCCGCATGCTCATTTCTTAA
- a CDS encoding polymer-forming cytoskeletal protein produces the protein MASIRAHRESNTLIIMKNSSYARPITHRVNLIMGINARCMERVAIDGNLELGKNAQVTGNVRARDVILGPGSIIYGDLFVDGDLKALDNARVMGHVKVAGAAFIRPGARFGSLDAGGLIEIQGKPPSKHIKGKIVITEDAVEENKGIKANPKKDKKPKGKGLFWFIKK, from the coding sequence ATGGCCTCGATCCGGGCTCACAGGGAATCCAACACTCTCATCATCATGAAGAACTCCAGCTACGCAAGGCCTATAACTCACCGCGTCAACCTTATAATGGGCATAAACGCGAGGTGCATGGAGCGGGTCGCGATCGACGGCAACCTGGAGCTTGGCAAGAACGCCCAGGTCACGGGAAACGTGAGGGCGAGAGACGTGATACTCGGGCCTGGGTCGATAATTTACGGAGACCTCTTCGTGGACGGCGACCTCAAGGCGCTCGATAACGCCAGGGTGATGGGACATGTGAAGGTTGCCGGAGCGGCCTTCATACGGCCCGGGGCGAGGTTTGGATCGCTTGACGCCGGCGGCCTCATAGAGATACAGGGTAAGCCCCCATCGAAGCATATCAAGGGCAAGATAGTCATCACCGAGGACGCCGTCGAGGAGAATAAGGGCATTAAGGCCAACCCTAAAAAGGATAAGAAGCCAAAGGGAAAGGGCTTATTCTGGTTCATTAAGAAATGA
- a CDS encoding ArsR family transcriptional regulator encodes MEPSVKRTKIINDPADLVPLLQVFNSKLHSQVFDEVSGGWKTQKELEEATGKDVSRSLDVLKQGGLIESRWRMPAPGEAPVLEYRTSYNEVRVNFQCTMKELSEIIMIAFSMDEGLRKLAEQMEKEIEGGNASLVNLSRVFDKSPTFLKGVAKRSRNIVVKGQRLEIVRER; translated from the coding sequence ATGGAGCCAAGCGTAAAGAGGACGAAGATAATCAACGATCCAGCCGACCTTGTGCCGCTCTTGCAGGTGTTCAACTCGAAGCTGCATTCCCAGGTCTTCGACGAGGTCTCAGGCGGATGGAAGACCCAGAAGGAACTGGAAGAGGCAACGGGCAAGGACGTGAGCAGGAGCCTGGACGTCTTGAAGCAGGGCGGCCTGATCGAGAGCAGGTGGAGGATGCCGGCGCCCGGCGAGGCCCCCGTCCTCGAGTACAGGACGTCGTACAACGAGGTTCGAGTCAACTTCCAGTGCACGATGAAGGAGCTAAGCGAGATAATCATGATAGCCTTCTCGATGGACGAGGGCCTGCGGAAGCTGGCGGAGCAGATGGAGAAGGAGATAGAGGGAGGCAACGCTTCACTCGTTAACCTTTCACGGGTATTCGATAAGAGCCCCACTTTCTTGAAGGGCGTGGCGAAGCGGTCCCGAAATATCGTGGTTAAGGGCCAGCGGCTTGAAATAGTCAGGGAACGATGA
- a CDS encoding aminoacyl--tRNA ligase-related protein: MISKSKTRDDVVKNIVSRHFIFTPDGSEIPLDLGKAEEVLKVLKEVGCKSLESYVVSEELKMPPMKEPPSIKVMQSHELVGYEPSSDSGNFRFYPKGYLIFELLRDWAYDIAVNRFKAIQVDSPLLYDWDDPQIREQAGTFHERHYTVKAPDHPEKEFILRFAGDFGLFKIMKDATISYRNLPLRMYEFSKSFRYERDGELSGLKRLRAFHMPDIHCFCRDIEEGWNEYQELYRNYSDLCDASGVEYAVVFRIVDSFYSQHKSRIIDLVKYSNTPAFVEVLSDMKHYWAVKNEFQGVDSTRSCIQLSTVQLDVKDAAVYGIDYTDRDGKKKGCIICHSSIGSIERWYYSILEEALKKETPMLPVWLSPTQVRIIPVSEKQLDYCRYLDIEGVRVDVDDGDDTLSKKIARANMEWIPYVAVVGEKEVESGLFSVSIRESGKRVTMTRDELAREVKKKCAGRPYRPLPLPKLLSQRPVFR; encoded by the coding sequence GTGATAAGCAAGTCCAAGACCAGGGATGACGTGGTTAAGAATATCGTGAGCAGGCACTTCATATTCACTCCTGACGGCTCGGAGATACCCTTAGACCTCGGTAAGGCTGAAGAGGTCTTGAAGGTGCTAAAGGAGGTCGGGTGTAAGTCACTGGAGTCATATGTCGTCTCCGAGGAGCTGAAGATGCCCCCCATGAAGGAGCCTCCTTCCATCAAGGTGATGCAGAGCCACGAGCTGGTAGGCTATGAGCCTTCCTCGGATTCGGGGAATTTTAGGTTTTACCCAAAGGGCTACCTCATCTTTGAGCTTTTAAGGGATTGGGCCTACGATATTGCGGTAAATCGCTTTAAGGCCATCCAGGTTGACTCTCCGTTGTTGTATGACTGGGATGACCCCCAGATAAGAGAGCAGGCGGGGACTTTTCATGAGAGGCATTACACGGTCAAGGCCCCGGACCACCCCGAAAAAGAGTTCATCCTGCGCTTCGCAGGGGACTTCGGGCTGTTCAAGATAATGAAGGACGCCACGATAAGCTACCGTAACCTGCCGCTCAGAATGTACGAGTTCAGCAAGAGCTTCAGGTATGAGAGGGATGGGGAGCTGTCTGGCCTGAAGCGGCTTAGGGCGTTCCACATGCCTGACATCCACTGCTTCTGCAGGGATATAGAGGAGGGCTGGAACGAGTACCAGGAGCTTTACCGTAACTATTCTGATCTATGTGATGCTTCGGGGGTGGAGTACGCAGTCGTGTTCCGCATCGTAGACTCCTTTTACTCGCAGCACAAGTCACGGATAATCGACCTGGTGAAATACTCGAATACGCCGGCATTCGTGGAAGTCCTCAGCGACATGAAGCACTACTGGGCGGTTAAAAACGAGTTCCAGGGCGTGGACTCGACCAGGAGCTGCATCCAGCTATCCACCGTCCAGCTAGACGTGAAGGACGCCGCGGTGTATGGCATAGATTATACTGACAGGGATGGCAAGAAGAAGGGCTGCATAATCTGCCATTCGAGCATCGGGAGCATAGAGCGCTGGTATTACTCGATACTCGAGGAGGCGCTGAAAAAAGAGACTCCCATGTTGCCGGTTTGGCTCTCGCCCACCCAGGTTCGTATCATCCCCGTTTCGGAGAAGCAGCTTGACTATTGTAGGTATCTTGACATCGAGGGAGTGCGCGTGGACGTGGACGATGGGGACGATACGCTGTCTAAGAAGATTGCGAGGGCTAACATGGAGTGGATACCTTACGTGGCCGTGGTCGGCGAGAAGGAGGTCGAGTCGGGCCTCTTCTCGGTTAGCATACGTGAGAGCGGTAAGCGCGTCACGATGACCAGGGACGAGCTGGCTCGTGAGGTTAAAAAGAAGTGTGCCGGTCGCCCCTATCGGCCTCTTCCGCTGCCGAAGCTGTTAAGTCAGCGCCCAGTGTTTAGATGA
- a CDS encoding DUF7839 domain-containing protein codes for MVLEKKSEMTRFQILVETAASQPQIKQSEIAASLGITPQAVSEYIKEMIEDGLISSSGRGRYKVTPLGVEAIINGARELQEYSRYVLGSVVGQVSVWPAIASTDIRKGSEVRLFMRGGVLYAGYGGEGAPGIAMSDARKGEDVGVKDLKGLIPLERESVKVVKVPPIESGGSRAVDGERLRGQLEGMVGAAGIEAIAALNKAGVKPDTIFGAVESLVEAALKGVRGTLVVTADMAPQAIQKCEAAGVSYRVVDLAGRE; via the coding sequence ATGGTGCTTGAGAAGAAGAGCGAGATGACGAGGTTTCAGATTTTGGTGGAGACCGCGGCCAGCCAGCCCCAGATTAAGCAGAGCGAGATAGCGGCCTCGCTGGGGATAACCCCCCAGGCGGTCTCCGAGTACATTAAGGAGATGATCGAGGACGGGCTGATATCTTCGAGCGGAAGGGGCCGGTATAAGGTCACGCCGCTGGGGGTGGAGGCCATCATCAATGGGGCGCGCGAGCTCCAGGAGTACTCGAGGTACGTGCTGGGCAGCGTAGTCGGGCAGGTGAGCGTGTGGCCGGCCATCGCCTCCACGGATATAAGGAAGGGGTCTGAGGTGCGGCTGTTCATGAGGGGAGGGGTCTTGTATGCCGGCTACGGGGGCGAGGGCGCCCCGGGCATAGCCATGAGCGACGCCAGGAAGGGGGAGGACGTGGGCGTGAAGGACCTCAAGGGCCTGATACCGCTTGAGCGGGAGAGCGTGAAAGTCGTAAAGGTGCCCCCGATTGAGAGCGGAGGCTCGCGGGCAGTCGATGGGGAGCGGCTCAGGGGCCAGCTCGAGGGCATGGTCGGGGCGGCGGGGATAGAGGCCATTGCCGCGCTGAATAAGGCGGGGGTGAAGCCGGACACGATATTTGGCGCAGTCGAGTCGCTCGTGGAGGCGGCCTTGAAGGGCGTCAGGGGCACGCTGGTGGTCACGGCGGACATGGCTCCCCAGGCCATCCAGAAGTGCGAGGCCGCAGGGGTTTCCTACAGGGTGGTCGACCTGGCAGGCCGCGAATAA
- a CDS encoding peroxiredoxin, giving the protein MLKVNEKVPEFEAEAYQDDKIKKIRLSDYRGRWLVLVFYPGDFTFVCPTELQELEELYDEFKKEGAEVLSVSKDTVFVHKAWHDNSPAISKIEYPMVADPSGRLCREFGTLVEDEGLSLRGSFIIDPDGVLKAIEIHDNSIGRSMRELLRKLQAAKFVREHKGLACPASWQPGKEALEPKLDLVGKI; this is encoded by the coding sequence ATGCTGAAGGTCAACGAAAAAGTGCCCGAGTTTGAGGCTGAAGCCTACCAGGATGACAAGATTAAGAAGATAAGGCTTTCCGACTATAGGGGCCGTTGGTTGGTGCTCGTCTTCTACCCTGGCGACTTCACCTTTGTCTGCCCCACAGAGCTTCAGGAGCTGGAGGAGCTTTACGACGAGTTTAAAAAAGAGGGCGCCGAGGTGCTTAGCGTGAGCAAGGATACGGTTTTCGTGCATAAGGCTTGGCATGATAACTCTCCTGCCATAAGCAAGATTGAGTACCCCATGGTTGCTGACCCTTCTGGTAGGCTTTGTCGTGAGTTTGGCACGCTTGTGGAGGATGAGGGCCTGTCGTTGAGGGGTAGCTTTATCATCGACCCTGATGGCGTGCTTAAGGCTATTGAGATTCACGATAATAGCATTGGCCGGAGCATGAGGGAGCTTTTGAGGAAGCTTCAGGCCGCTAAATTCGTTCGTGAGCATAAGGGCCTTGCCTGCCCCGCTAGCTGGCAGCCTGGTAAGGAAGCCTTGGAGCCTAAGCTGGACCTTGTTGGTAAGATTTAG
- a CDS encoding type II toxin-antitoxin system VapC family toxin, whose translation MPMIVKSRLRLYLNTDVILSLLVDEPGKGEAVARLLYQAAEGKYQLLVSEHTAYELLRLGVPMEYINRALRPLLLLNGSDFLVANSDIMRAAGRTMRQYEMPFMRALHVVFAQRNNSLVLTRDLDFMNEARSLVGVMSPEELL comes from the coding sequence ATGCCAATGATAGTGAAAAGCCGGCTGAGGCTTTACCTCAACACGGACGTCATTTTAAGCCTGCTCGTAGACGAGCCGGGCAAGGGCGAGGCCGTGGCGAGGCTCCTTTACCAGGCTGCGGAGGGCAAGTACCAGTTGCTCGTGTCGGAGCACACCGCCTACGAGCTTTTGAGGCTTGGCGTGCCCATGGAGTACATCAACCGGGCGCTTCGGCCTTTGCTGCTATTGAACGGGAGCGACTTCCTTGTGGCCAACTCCGATATAATGAGGGCGGCCGGGCGCACCATGCGTCAGTACGAGATGCCTTTTATGAGGGCGCTGCACGTCGTGTTCGCCCAGCGGAACAACTCGCTCGTCCTCACCAGGGATTTGGATTTCATGAACGAGGCGAGATCCCTCGTGGGCGTCATGAGCCCCGAAGAGCTGCTATAA
- a CDS encoding DUF5814 domain-containing protein — translation MPLYIVATPYRKDDFKVYPIRDEGAPLFVGVLSLQRTDKGVRPLRVRVVREKEDEYLPVSSFIDLLKAASAIMTSGMEPAQESVFNEMLAAYQLSSRRVSLCRFCLMEDRVTFKRPDMVRYKGELICLECAKKELKREVSYKGRITREGLERLESLLVKTRDLGRIIAMLTPSNLPPELTRYDTIPASDERVKAVKIEGLDLDPRLKAILMERMEELMPVQAKSVHSGLLKGESQLVVSATATGKTLIGEMAGVNNYLRGRGRMLFLVPLVALANQKYEQFKSRYGALGKVGIRVGTSRIALNDLKMNVSLGSDIIVGTYEALDFVLRKGEALRGVGTVVIDEVHMLEDEERGHRLDGLIARLRSCAPQAQFIFLSATIGNPKEISRRLKARLVEYEHRPVPLERHLIFAGAHEKNRLIEEYASKEYARVSSKGFRGQTIVFTNSRKKCHQISQSLRIQSAPYHAGLTYAQRKGVEERFARGELKVVVTTAALAAGVDFPASQVIFESLAMGREWLSVSEFQQMQGRAGRPDYHDSGKIIVLADPEFEMDGEAEDAVAFRLLGGCAEHVNVAYDESGQMEEALANACIASSEAELKRMGDAMLGMTCDTGYLIDRCVEKGLMVREGGRVKNTPLGRAIATHFLRVENAYLIRDRLYKKADPLDIAVELEPFDAAYFRNAERLSRILGVSVPSRAFSPASLDIVFSGESIAKLDRSMQAQLTDFAREFLDCECDDAPFCGCPERKFSKKIVEYRLQGKDPKGISRAIAADYSLSAYDGDILGYLDRLTRNLDAIGEIAGILGRHEAAREARELAKRIEDAA, via the coding sequence ATGCCATTATACATAGTCGCCACCCCGTACAGGAAGGACGATTTTAAGGTATATCCCATCAGGGATGAGGGCGCTCCCCTCTTCGTTGGAGTGCTATCCTTACAGAGGACCGATAAGGGCGTGAGGCCTTTAAGGGTCCGCGTGGTCAGGGAAAAGGAGGACGAGTACCTGCCGGTATCCTCTTTTATCGACCTGCTAAAGGCCGCCTCCGCCATAATGACCTCCGGTATGGAGCCAGCGCAGGAGTCCGTTTTTAACGAGATGCTCGCCGCCTACCAGCTCTCCTCAAGGAGGGTTAGCCTGTGCCGCTTCTGCCTCATGGAGGACCGGGTGACCTTCAAGCGCCCTGACATGGTGCGATACAAGGGGGAGCTAATCTGCCTCGAGTGCGCTAAGAAGGAGCTAAAACGCGAGGTATCGTATAAGGGCCGCATCACTAGGGAGGGGCTTGAGAGGCTGGAGTCTCTACTCGTTAAGACGAGGGACCTTGGCCGCATCATCGCGATGCTCACGCCGTCGAACCTGCCGCCCGAGCTCACCAGGTACGACACCATCCCCGCCTCCGACGAGAGGGTGAAAGCGGTTAAAATCGAGGGCCTCGACCTTGACCCCCGCCTGAAGGCCATCTTGATGGAAAGGATGGAGGAGCTCATGCCTGTCCAGGCGAAGTCGGTCCACTCCGGGCTATTAAAGGGGGAGAGCCAGCTCGTCGTCTCGGCCACCGCCACGGGGAAGACGCTTATCGGCGAGATGGCCGGGGTGAACAACTACCTCAGGGGGAGGGGCAGGATGCTGTTCCTCGTCCCACTCGTGGCGCTGGCCAACCAGAAGTACGAGCAGTTTAAAAGCAGATACGGGGCTCTGGGAAAGGTGGGGATCCGTGTGGGCACCTCCCGGATCGCCTTGAATGACCTGAAGATGAACGTCAGCCTCGGCTCCGACATAATAGTTGGCACCTATGAGGCGCTCGACTTCGTGCTAAGGAAGGGCGAGGCTTTGAGGGGGGTAGGCACCGTGGTGATCGACGAGGTGCACATGCTCGAGGACGAGGAGAGGGGCCACCGTCTGGATGGATTGATAGCCAGGCTGAGGTCATGCGCCCCGCAGGCACAGTTCATATTCCTCTCCGCTACAATAGGAAACCCAAAGGAGATATCCAGGCGCCTAAAAGCCCGGCTCGTGGAGTACGAGCACAGGCCCGTCCCCCTTGAGAGGCACCTCATATTCGCCGGGGCGCACGAGAAGAACAGGCTCATCGAGGAGTACGCCTCAAAGGAGTATGCAAGGGTATCCTCAAAGGGTTTCAGGGGCCAGACCATAGTGTTCACTAACTCAAGGAAGAAGTGCCACCAGATAAGCCAGTCCCTCCGCATCCAGTCTGCCCCGTACCATGCCGGCTTAACCTATGCCCAGAGGAAGGGCGTTGAGGAGAGGTTTGCCAGGGGGGAGCTTAAAGTCGTGGTCACCACGGCGGCGCTTGCCGCGGGCGTGGACTTCCCCGCCTCTCAGGTCATCTTTGAGTCGCTGGCCATGGGCAGGGAGTGGCTATCTGTAAGCGAGTTCCAGCAGATGCAGGGGAGGGCGGGGAGGCCCGACTACCATGACTCGGGGAAAATTATAGTCCTGGCCGACCCGGAGTTTGAGATGGATGGGGAGGCGGAGGACGCGGTGGCGTTCAGGCTGCTCGGTGGATGCGCTGAGCATGTGAACGTGGCCTATGACGAGTCCGGGCAGATGGAGGAAGCCCTGGCCAACGCCTGTATCGCCTCGAGCGAGGCTGAGCTAAAGAGGATGGGCGACGCAATGCTCGGCATGACGTGCGACACTGGGTACCTTATTGACAGGTGCGTTGAAAAGGGCCTTATGGTAAGGGAAGGAGGGCGCGTGAAGAACACCCCCCTGGGCAGGGCTATCGCCACCCATTTCCTGAGGGTGGAGAACGCTTACCTCATAAGGGATAGGCTATATAAAAAAGCCGATCCCCTCGACATCGCAGTGGAGCTTGAGCCGTTCGACGCCGCCTACTTCAGGAACGCCGAGCGGCTTTCCCGTATCCTGGGGGTGAGCGTGCCTTCCAGGGCGTTCAGCCCGGCCAGCCTGGACATCGTGTTCTCAGGCGAGTCCATCGCCAAGCTGGATAGAAGCATGCAGGCCCAGCTCACCGACTTCGCCCGGGAGTTTTTGGATTGCGAGTGCGATGACGCCCCCTTCTGCGGCTGCCCGGAGCGCAAGTTCAGCAAGAAGATAGTCGAATACAGGCTGCAGGGCAAGGACCCGAAAGGCATTTCCAGGGCCATCGCCGCGGACTATAGCCTGAGCGCCTACGACGGCGACATCCTGGGCTACCTGGACAGGCTTACCAGAAACCTGGACGCCATCGGCGAGATAGCGGGAATCCTGGGCAGGCATGAGGCCGCCCGCGAGGCCCGGGAGCTGGCCAAAAGGATAGAGGACGCCGCATAA